GAACTATTAAACCGGTAACGCAGACAGCGGAAGTTGCCGTAAACAGAGCGTCAACAAGTGGTTGACTCTTTCCACTGGCAGTAGCTTGCGGCAGAGAGAGAAGAATCGTGCCAATAAGGATAACGATTAAAAATCCAAGGACGACTATTTGAGGAGGAGAAAGCGACTGATTTTTAGCCATAGATTCCCCATTTTGGTCGGGCACTCTTTAGAGTGCCGTTTTCGTCACCGCACCCTGTCCCAAGACCGGGATGGGATCGGGAAAGGGCAACCGACCAATTAACTAAGAACCTTACGCTTCTGGGATTTCTTTCTTATTCGCCTCAAGGGCAATAGCCACTAATTGAGAAAAGGCATTTGTATCGTTCACCGCCAAATCGGCTAAAATTTTTCGGTTAATTTGAACTTTCGCCTTTCTCAGACCGCTTATAAACTGACTATAAGACATACCATTCAAGCGGGAAGCAGCATTTATTCTGATAATCCACAGAGAACGAAAATCCCTCTTCTTCCTTCGGCGATCCCTGTAGGCATACTGCAGACCTTTGTCCAGTTGTTCTGTTGCATGGCGATAAAGATGCTTCTTGCCCATCCGATACCCTTTGGTTAACCGAAAGAGCTTCTTCTTTCGCCTTCTGGTAGTTACACCACCTTTTATCCTCACCATTGTCCTAACCTAACCCCATACATAATTTTGGTACAAAAATTCCCGATTGAAAATAGGGACTTCAGGACTTCGTCGTTCGCAATGACAGCATAATCTTCATGCATACGGTAAAAGTTTCTTTACCAATCTACTATCTCTGTGAATCGATGTGCTTGATTTTCTCAACTTTCTCAATC
This DNA window, taken from bacterium, encodes the following:
- the rplT gene encoding 50S ribosomal protein L20, with translation MVRIKGGVTTRRRKKKLFRLTKGYRMGKKHLYRHATEQLDKGLQYAYRDRRRKKRDFRSLWIIRINAASRLNGMSYSQFISGLRKAKVQINRKILADLAVNDTNAFSQLVAIALEANKKEIPEA